The Punica granatum isolate Tunisia-2019 chromosome 4, ASM765513v2, whole genome shotgun sequence sequence ATCGGGAGTTCAGCAGGAGTCATAATATCGTACTCACGTAGAGGAGCGGTATATCGTGATAAATTGAGGGGCCTGGTCTGCTGACTGAGCCGGAGAGCCCGGGATGGGTATTATCGCGATAAATTGAGGGATCTCATCTCCCGTAGCCGGGGAGGGTTAAATATCGAATGGATTGAAGCAGCAGGCAGGCAGGCAGGCGAGGGGGCCGCTTTTGATTGTACGGAAAGAAGATCGTCCACATGTTAAAGAACAGCACCttaattaatctttttttccttgaaagaaaaaaagattaatcTTATTTCTTGCCCCAACAACTACGTATTTCCTGCAGAGCACAAGAAAATATccttatattttcctttttggggGGAGTTATCTCTAATTTTTTGGGAGTTGGAATTTCTTCTCGTGAATAAATAATCTCCCGTGGAAGAAAATGGTTGACCAGAACTACAGTatgaactctttttttttaataaaattacgaGAGACATTActcttataattttgaaagatcGAATATAAAAgttctctcttcctctcaaTAAATACATTTTTTGAGACTCAAATTTGTATTATTCTTTTTACAATGATTGAAAATGTTAACCACTCAACTAATATTTTTGcgataatattatataattatttattcatatattgaaaaaaaaagatagaaccCATGcatctttggttcttgaaatTCTTTAGCGTATCTAATACGTATATAATGAGTcgtcaaaaataaaaactttaaaCTAAACGTGGGCCCAAATTAGATATGCATAACATTCACAATAATTTATATGGTATAATAAATTTTGTCCACGTACCAATTTTCAGTGAAagctttccttttttttggtagaacgGGGCAAAGTCCaaaattacatataacatAGACGAGGTAAATTTCAATGAATTTCGATTATTTTAGTTTAAATAGAATCAATTCACTAAAATGTACAGCTCTTtcagtataattttttttcatttataagttttgaactataaatttttatttaaagaaaaaaaagtatcgaatCACTTAAATCAATTTAACTTGGTTAGTTAACCATTACTTAATCAAAGCTTTTTATAGTATATGATTTGTctttacttgaaaaataaataagttccCATACACAGAGATGATGTCGCTGGAATGAATGttaatattaaagaaaaaaaaaagatagaagaAAAAGTTCCTGGGTTTTAGTGGACTCAGCCAGTTCCAGGTCAGGTATTCAATGTTTAGGGACCTCGACCCCATCAAGACCTAAAGCATCACACGCACTCCCCCAGGtaattcctttcttttttgggcaaaaaaaaaaaaaagaaagagtctCCAAACTCAgctcatataatttataaagctTATATAAttcctacaaaaaaaaaagcttatataataatataataaatagttaaaaaagaaaaacaaataccaaaagaagaagaatacagagagagagagagacagataAGAAGTTAGCATAAAAGGCAAGGGGAAGACCTTTCCTTTCTCGATCAGGCAAGCTTCCCTTTTctcagtctctctctctcccactGTCCATCTCTCTACACCCCATAAATTTTTGGTATATTTTGTTGTagtcattttcttttgatctATCTGTCTATCCATCCATCTCCACAGGTCCAAGAAGATCAGAAGGtaaatcacccaaaaaaagaaaaagaaaatccaagTCTGGCTGTTTAATTCCAAAGTTTCTCATGCACATATTGCTTGTAATCAAATTCTTTTtgtgggtttttttttcttatatatcttTCTCTGTTTAGATCTGTACTCATACTTGAAGAAGTTCTATTCTTTTAGGGTTTGTCTCTGTCTTCCTCTCTCTGAGCTCCCCAACTCTTTCCACTCCCACATAAAGTTTTGAGTTTATGCCCATTTTCAGAAATGCCCTTTAATCTCCATTTTTGTTGACATATTTCATGTTTCTCCTCCATTTAAGTTTCCCTTGTTGGTGGTAGTGATGAATTTTCACTGGGGGTCATTGGAATCTTAGGTGTTGCTCGATCCTTTGTTGTGGCCGAGAAATGGCGAGGGAGAAGATAAAGATAAGGAAGATCGACAATGTGACGGCGAGGCAGGTTACGTTCTCGAAGCGGAGGAGGGGGCTGTTCAAGAAAGCGAGCGAGCTCTCGGTTCTGTGCGATGCCGAGGTTGCCGTCATCATCTTCTCTGCCACTGGCAAGCTCTTTGAGTTCTCCAACTCCAGGTATACAGATGATCTGATACATGCCGGCAGTTTTGACATTTTTATtccatatatttaatttaattagcaTGATGATATATAGAGACATACAAATGAATTACTtggagagaagaaaaaaaacccCATGAAATAAGATGTTCTCGGAAATCAAAGTCGACATGGTTCGAACAATTTGAAATGTCAACCCaggtatgtgtatatatatatatatatatatatatagctatacTATGTTATAGATGGGGAATGATAGAGAAAATatagggggagagagagagagagagagagagagagagggaaacaTCGTACTTCGGACCAAATAATGTCCAAATTCCTCTTTCGGAATGATTTTAGTTCCTACTTCTGGATCTAATTGGATGTGTCCGAGAAACTAATCTTGGACAACTAGCTAGCTTGCTAGCTAGAATTAATGTTTTATACTCACCTGTCATTTTTATGCATCTACTAGCCATCTAGCTAACTCCTGCAATATGATTTGTTGAATCGGCCAAAATCATTCAtgtcccttttcttttcgggTCCGATGTTGAATTTCGTCCTCTCACTGAAATCATATAAAGCTAATTTCTCCTTCATTCCGCGACGAGTCAGGTGATAGAGATTACGGTTTGGGGGAGGTACTCGTGATCAGCTCCTTCtagctacatatatatatatatatatatatatacacacacacacacacacatacagcAAGGGAGCGGTTTAATAAGTTTGAGttattttgtgtttttcaCCATTGGATTCCAAATGTCTCCTTGATTTCTGCTCGTAATTAGTGGACATGTAGAGTTGGGTTGCGAGgaagtgtgtgtgtgtgtgtatatatacatatccttttattttctagagGCGACCAGTATATGGTACCTTATAATAATGGAAGTTTTCCTAACCTtcggatatatatatatatccttgtTGTCTTAGTCGCGTAAGCGTACTAGGAACATTAATTGCATGATACGTAAAATAATATCTGAATGTTCTAAATACAACAAATGTTACTGAAAGCATAATATCAATTGTAAGAAGATGAGAATGAGAAAAAGACGAGGGTGCGAGATTTTCTGCTGGGGAGAGGAAGGAAAGAGACTTTAAAGCAGTTGTGAGATGAACAAATTGAGGAGCTACTAATTGGTTTGACACTTCAAATATTTAAggatatacatacatatatattcaaatatttaaggatacagatatatattattcaactGCTAAAAGTACTTTCAAGGATTAGGAGACAAGAACATTGTAGAATTATGTTGATTGTCTTCAATGTTATTACTTTCCCAGTAAAATTGAAAGGTAAATGCAAATGATCCAAAGGCACGTAAAATGGAAGATATATACAAGTGAaattcgatatatatatatatatatagttgccTCGGTTGCTATTTTACTAATATGAGTTAATTTCCCGACAACCGCATTCCCTTGGTTGTTTCTTTATCGGTCATAGCCAGAATATTGCCTTTGTAGAAGGGAAAAACAAGCTGCAATTCCATACATATAGAACGCTATTTTGATTGGAGACACCATCCACATTTCAGAAGTATGAGCCCTACGCATAAGTTATAATATATGTCAAATCTCCGAAAATAGTATTACTACGAGTCTCCATATAGCATAAATATACAGATCCTTGGCGACAGTGTTCGAAGTTGTGTTTTGTAGGTGTATTGAAATTGGATATATCCACTCTAGCTAGGGTTCTGCAATTTGGTAGATAAGTATTTTGTATATCTAGTTATATATACAGGCCACGGATTTTGCTATCTTTGACAAACTTTCTTCTCAGATATTTCTTACGATATGGATGGATATAGGATAGGGAGGAAGAAGTTATATAATCCTGATGTGCTTGAGGATGATATATGGTGGGAGATCACAAAGATTGGTGCATATACATACTGCTCTCTATAGATCCATACAAATAAATTGTTGTGTATGACAAAACAGAAGTTCGTCTATTCATTTAACTGAATAGTATGTGGGATTGTACGTAGGATATCACCGTGAGAATCGTCTCCTATCGAAAGGTAGGAACTACAGTATCAGTAGATAGCTCAGACTGAAAGTTTGATCAGCTTGATTCTATTTCTTAACAAACTTTaggttaattatttttcggaaAATGAGGCCTCTTGGAGCATTCGGCTCACTTTTTCATCCAGTTGCATGTTTCTTGATataacatgtatatatatatataccgtgaaaaatgagaatatatattgaCTGCTGGCTAGCTATGACAATGCATGAGGAAATACATTATTTGCAGCATGATGGATACACTTGAAAGGTATAGGATCCACCACTATAACATCGAGCACATGGAGACCCCGATGCTTGAGCTGCAGGTGCATTTATCtttcatcctcctcctcctcatcatcctcttcttcgatgttttttaattttttaatgattatTGCTACGACTGCTTTATTGTTTGTtagtaatataattatatattactacGGAGATATTGCAATTCAAGAAATTGTATGAGATAATATCAAAGAACTTCAAGGCGGGTACACCCGGctcgaattggattagtcaggACCTGTTGAGTTGCTGGATATCAAgatacacaccgaaaaaaaaaaaagataacccgaaaaaaaaaatcaaaaggagGGAGCTATACATTGACAAATGAACGACTCTCAATAGCCCTTCAAGAAATGATATTTCTACTCAAATTCCTTCTTTCACGCACACACgaacacaattttttttttttattaatattcttcgagcattttctttctaatatatgtgtatatgttatatatagcTGGAGAATAGCAATAACATCAGATTAAGCAAGGAAGTTGCAGAAAAGACCCACCAACTAAGGTATATATGTCCGCTTCATCTTATTAAATTTCCGATActgcaattaaatatatctACTGTGCCCTCGTGTATGTAAGGAGCAGTCTTGCACCCTATCTCGATAGATCCTTAGTCTTGAATAAGGGTTTACTTATTCTTGTTTTACGTGAAGGGATTGATTAACTTCCCTTCATGAAATTTAAACCTTATGATATTATTAGATGTTGACTTGGTCAGTTATTGGCGCATTAACAGAAGTTCACGTACTTTTAAGGCGATCAAGTGCTTCGAAAGATCTAGGAGAGGGACAGCTCAAATCATAAGAGATTAGTAATAGTAAATCCTTATATTATAATGGCAGaagatatacatacatatgcattttatcaattttcatgaaaaaattaaaaataacttGTTTGGTTCATATTCTATATGTAATCGGCTGCAGGCAAATGAGGGGTGAAGATCTTCAAGGATTGAACTTGGAGGAATTGAAGCAACTGGAGAAGATGCTCGAAGCTGGCCTTCACCGTGTGCTTCAGACTAAGGTAATTGGTTAAATAACATTCTTatttccatttatttatttccatCTATTTTGATTAATAGACAGTTAGATGTATATAACTTGGAAagatcatttttatttattatctagCATccctatctttttttttttgggcataTTTTTAGTATGTTTGCCAATTATCTTATACAAACACGTGTATATGATCTATATTTGGCATATCCGTTGTCTTTTTACAGGAAGAAAGGATCATGACTGAAATCGCTGAGCTCGAGAAAAAGGTTTCGGTCGTTAATTTTCTTCACTActcaataataatattctgcaatatttactttttttcatagtCAGGATTAGTTCGACAAAACCCTGCTTGATACCCCTATTGTCTTTTTcacattaataattattatttgccGATGGAACTAACTAATTTATTGTTATTAACTTTCATTTACTGCTCTTTTTCTacttgatcttttttttttcccttcctttttctttctatgcTTTTTGAGATTGCAGGGAGCCAAGTTGATTGAAGAAAACAAAGTCCTAAAACACCAGGTAAGATAATCCTCCGATTTtcattgatttatttatttatttatattattttttgtgtgTGGATAGGTACCGATGATATTCATGCATCTTATTATACAGAACAAAACATGGTAATTAAATGTGATTATTGGTAATGTCTAAATATGTATTTGcgtttgtgtgtgtgtgtgttgttAATTTTACTGTGCAGGTAGAACTTTATTCGAAAGGAAAAAAGCCCGTTCTGGTGGAATCGGATACTGCAGGTGCTCCCGAGGAGGGAGTGCTGTCGTCGGCGGAGTCCGCCACCAATGTCTGCAGCTGCAGCTCCGGTCCGCCACCGGACGATGAAGGCTCCGATATTTCCCTCAAGTTAGGGTACGTATTCTCGTCTAAAATCATCGAAAGGAAACAAAGTTTATAATCATAAATTATAGCAGAAGGGTAAATATATAACCGAtcattttctgattttttttcctttttctcccttttgtttttctcGAAGATGAAAACAATCAGAAAATGTCGTCTTCGACTACACTTTACAGGGTCTCGGTTGTTCTCGAACCTATTGAGaagaacaaaaaattgaaacacAGGATACATCTTTTCAAGATGACCCTCGGTCATCGACTTCTAACAAATCAATCGCGTTTAATTTGCAGGCTTCCCTTCTGAAGTAGGAAAGACATCTTGAGATCTTGATCAGGGATGTGCCAATAGCCCGTGCTGCAGCGGAGACTTTTTTGTGCGTACGATGACAGAATGTAATAACAGTATATGAGTATTACCAAACAAGTAGAAACTGTTCTACGACAAATccgttacaaaaaaaaaataaaaaaaaatgatgccTATAAGCGATTCTGTTTCTGCTATCTTCGATCAAACAAAGACAATGTCCTCTTGCCAAAAGTTTTTATCTATAGAAGCTAATatgtattaattatatatgtaggCTCAGTTTGTTCAGTTGATATATAGTTGTGCAGTTTGCAGATGAATGAGCGACCTGGGCTGGTTGTTTTCGACCAAAGACAGACCGGAATTGGAGATTGACCAACTTGCTGGGCAACCAATTTGTTTCTGAACCAAGTTCATGCTGGGCTCTGCCAATCCTATCTTGATCCCACGCTTCTTATACGAACTTGGCTCGTTACATCAAGGGGCAACACAGCAGTCTCATCTCATATGTGATCTCAAGAACTTAATTTAACTTGATGGATCATTCGGAAAGTTGcagtaacaaaaaaatttccatttcATAGAATAAGATTTCTCTTCGATTCCATCATTACTGAACAAAGCCATCAAAGCGACAAGATCTGTAAATTGCTGAAAATACAAACAGCAATCTGACTCGCTTTCAGTTGTCAACCCAAAGACTTGCCGAAACAGACCGATGACTAGGGGCAAAAGCGTGCTCCTCCACAACATAAATATGACACTTTCCGACCACTTGAATATATCCTAGTTTCCCTTGAAGAAGATTAGATCTTGTTGATGCCAAGGTAATTGACCCAATAGTCCATTTGCGATGCCACACATGCTGATCCTGTGGACCCATAGGAGGAGAACTTCTTGACTGAGTTCTCAACTCCGAGGAACTCGTACACATCCTCTTCAAACACTGGGCTTATACTCTTGAGCTCGTCGAGCCCGAGGTCCTGCAGTTGACAGTTCTTGGAGACGCACAGTGCCACGGACCTCCCTACTACATCGTGAGATGTTCTAAAAGGCATGCCCTGTAAAATGAGAAGACCCGAAATGAAGCGCCAATCATCATCATGgtcatatatatttcatgagAGCAACCATAGAATTGGTGCTGAGGTCTGGTTGCATGCAGTAATTACTACAAATTGGAGGACAGTAGTtattgtaaaagcaatcaaatacataattaattactatGAAATCCTTGGCTACTGTGAAAATCAAAAGGCCCGATGACTTGCCTTTTTAACGAGGTAGTCCGCCAGTGTGGTGGCATCAAGATGCCCAGCAGGCAAAGCCTTCAATATTCTCTCATGGTTGAAACTGACATTCCGAGCGAACTCTGCTGAGACTTCAAGCATCCCAATGACCGCTTTCACACTGTCAAACACGGGCTCCTTGTCTTCCTGTCTCATAAAAGAGCCTTTTCAGTAATGGTACCTCTTTAAAAGTTCTTGCTCATGTCTCAGTAAACAGTTgataaagggaaaaatataaagaaatcaaCCAACCAAATATAGCATCAATTCCTCCTGCTAATTGTATTAGTGTTCACATAGAATATAATTGAACAGAAACATTATTACTGTGCCAGCATAAGAACcgtttttcccttttctttctttaggAGCAGTACAAGCACTAGAGCTATAACTACAAAGCTGCAAAAAAGGGCAGATGCAAGAACATGAAAAGCATAAAAGGGGAAAAATTTTAACGCATAAACTGGGAATATGTTCCCAGACAAAAGTTAATATCCCACAAAACCTTGCCGCCATCACCGACTATTTGCACCCCAACTAGACAGTAAAAAACATGTCATTActtctccaaaaaaaaagaaaaaagatttgaTTGTTAAATGAAGATTCTTATCTACCTGCAGATCTCGGTTGTATGCAAAAGGGAGCCCCTTGCACAAGGTGAGAAGAGTAATTAGGTTGCCCACTACTCTAGCGGACTTTCCACGTACGAGTTCCATGGGATCagggtttttcttttggggCATTATGCTACTTCCAGTTGAAACAGAGTCACTCGGGGTAATAAAGCCAAATTCCTCTGATGCCCACAAAACCCAGTCCTCACCAAgacgggaaagatggacagcTGTGATGGAATTGGCTGCAAGAAGCTCCATGATGAAATCTCGATCTGACACTGCATCAATGCTGATCAAAGAGATGAAGCGTCCATAAGCTACAGTCATAGaacaagcaaaaaaaaagacattaaCTATATGCTGTTTACCtatgcaaaaaactgtgagctGTGACTCACCAATGTAAAACAGATTTAAGTTTCTGCTCTTTTTGCACCAAAGTGAGATATAGATGTCTCACTACCTTGCCCTATAgatatatgctaatatatttttccatgCCCATATGAGCAAACATTGCCTCCTTAGAatctttgttatttttctaataataatttccaCCTTACATCTAACATTAATATTCTTTGTCATCAATATATTCACAATCTTAAACAGCTTGACAAGCAGCTATAGTGAAAAccagaaattaaattattcatGTTCTTAATCTTAGTTCTCTTCTGGATGAGTGAAAGAAAGTTTATGCTACTTCAATAACATCTTCTAGGTAGACACGATCAACAAATCTTGTTCCCCTGCACCTTCCTAGCTATAGGTTTTTCTTCTACCATTCCTTCCTTTACACCGATATCCATTTAATCTTCATCATAACaaagtaatgaaaaaaaaaatcgaaatttgTCCTcctatatgaaaaataatgaaaaatgttCCAGTATTTCTCTGTTTAATATTTTCCCAGCTGGAAAAGTAGACACGGCATGTGCATTTTCAGATCATATTATTCAAACCTGTTTCTCATGGGTGCTGTGAATCCTAAAGCATCGGAAGTCATGAATCGGTCAATTGGAAGGCCAGTGCCAGCTAATGCACAAGCTCCAAGTGGGCAGAAATTCAGCCTAACTCTGCAGTCTAGGAAACGACCGATATCACGCTCAAGctacaagaaaataaaattttctagaaTCAAACTTCAGAAGGCCGCAAAAAATGTAAGCAAACTCTATAAAGCTAAAAAACTATATCTTTAGGTATATCATAAAGTGAAAAGTTTCACAATTCCTGAAAGTAACAGAGTTATGATTGCTTAGATAGTTGGCATCACCTCTTTACGTCCACATTCAAACAGACAAGAGAATGTCAATAACGAAATGCAGAAATAGCATGGAGTACATTCacaatacaaatatatatttatatatatgatatatatagtatCGTTTCTGACCTGCTCAACGTATGACAGGAGATAATGCTGCAACAGAACAGGTTGAGCCCTCTGCAGATGAGTATAGCCCGGAATAATAAGCCCTTCATTCTTCAAACCCAAAGTTACAAGCGCCACTTGCAGCTTTTTGATATATTCAACGGTCCGATCAATAGCATCGCGACACCATAGACGGAAATCAGTCTGAACCTGATCGTTACGGCTGCGAGCTGTGTGGAGTTTCTTGGCAGGTTCACCAATCACGTCAGTAAGAGCAGCCTCAATGTTCATATGCACATCTTCCCGATCAGTCCTCCACACGAACTCCCCACTCTCGATGAGCCTCTCAATCTCGTCGAGTCCCTTCAGGATACTGTCCCTGTCACTGTCACTCATGAGCCCCTAGAAAACAAAAGACGGCAATTTCAGGCCAATGGGCATTGAAAGAAGATCCTTTAACATGTCAAAATTCTGCCTTTTTCACCAAAAGCTCAATCTTTCATGTCATGGAGGATTCCGAGCACATGCATGTCCTCTCGAGctactctttaaatcaatggGGACATAGAAGGGAGACCTGCTTAGCGAGCATGGTGGCGTGGGCCCTGCTCCCCATGATGTCGTGCTTGTAGAGCGCCTTGTCGAAGGAGATGGACTCCGTGAACCTCTCCACGGCGTCAGTGACGCTCTCCTGGAACCTCCCACCCCAGAGCTTCACCTCCTTCTCCGCTGGCGTTTTCGCCGCAGCGGCGGCGGACGAGGCCGCCGTCGACTTGGAGCACGCGGATTGCAAGTGGCGAGGCTCCGTCATCCTCCTGGGAAGGAGCGCAGGGAGCGAGATGGAGGTCGAGGAGGGCTTCAACGGCGGGACTGGGGATGAGAAGACGTTAGAAGAAGAGAGGAGTGAAGATGCGGAGTCCATTCGCGGCGTGGCGGCTCAGCTCAGCAACTGTTGAATGTTGTCTGCCTCAGAGGAGAAGAATAGTGTAAAATGCCAGAAATTTCGGGGGTTTTGAGAAGCCGGGGAAATTTCATTTTGCACACATAAGTTTGAAGTTATTCTATTTTATAACCCAAACTCTTCCACTGTTCCACTTTTCATCCCCCTAAATTGTTCAGGATCCTACTTGGCCCTACTTTGTATGCCTCTTTTAAGTACTTGACATTGCGTTGTCACTAAGCAAATTGATGGCGCACGTCATCCTCGTCCTGCGTATTGTGCTAAAAGGATACTCCTTCACCGGTTTTGCGAAGGAGCTTTCTTGATATAGACATGTTGTGATCGCCACATCAAttttttatgatgaaattcGCGTTGTGATTTGATCACTATAAGACGTTAGAAAGTAAAATTTCCCTCCATTGTTTTTGTCATTGGGGTAGAACCTGAGCCGTTCCTTTCCATGCAAGAACATGTTTCTTGTATAGTCATTTACACGAAGTACAAACATTCTAAGTCAACATAAGCCATTGACGATTCTCATGGAACAAAGGCGAAACGAAAGTGACAACAGCTTTTCTCCGTCACCACCATTTCCCAGGTTATCTGACTTTACAACTGAGTCCGTAAA is a genomic window containing:
- the LOC116203606 gene encoding MADS-box protein SVP-like — its product is MAREKIKIRKIDNVTARQVTFSKRRRGLFKKASELSVLCDAEVAVIIFSATGKLFEFSNSSMMDTLERYRIHHYNIEHMETPMLELQLENSNNIRLSKEVAEKTHQLRQMRGEDLQGLNLEELKQLEKMLEAGLHRVLQTKEERIMTEIAELEKKGAKLIEENKVLKHQVELYSKGKKPVLVESDTAGAPEEGVLSSAESATNVCSCSSGPPPDDEGSDISLKLGLPF
- the LOC116203605 gene encoding argininosuccinate lyase, chloroplastic, whose protein sequence is MDSASSLLSSSNVFSSPVPPLKPSSTSISLPALLPRRMTEPRHLQSACSKSTAASSAAAAAKTPAEKEVKLWGGRFQESVTDAVERFTESISFDKALYKHDIMGSRAHATMLAKQGLMSDSDRDSILKGLDEIERLIESGEFVWRTDREDVHMNIEAALTDVIGEPAKKLHTARSRNDQVQTDFRLWCRDAIDRTVEYIKKLQVALVTLGLKNEGLIIPGYTHLQRAQPVLLQHYLLSYVEQLERDIGRFLDCRVRLNFCPLGACALAGTGLPIDRFMTSDALGFTAPMRNSIDAVSDRDFIMELLAANSITAVHLSRLGEDWVLWASEEFGFITPSDSVSTGSSIMPQKKNPDPMELVRGKSARVVGNLITLLTLCKGLPFAYNRDLQEDKEPVFDSVKAVIGMLEVSAEFARNVSFNHERILKALPAGHLDATTLADYLVKKGMPFRTSHDVVGRSVALCVSKNCQLQDLGLDELKSISPVFEEDVYEFLGVENSVKKFSSYGSTGSACVASQMDYWVNYLGINKI